One stretch of Streptomyces hygroscopicus DNA includes these proteins:
- a CDS encoding GdmN: MITVLVLGLNGNFSAADTDVVPQLGEVFFHDSAASLIRDGELVAAVEEERLNRIKKTTKFPLNAVRECLALAGARPEDVDAVGYYFPENHIDTVLNHLYTEYPRAPLRYSRELIRQRLKEGLGWDLPDEKLVYVPHHEAHAYSSYLHSGMDSALVLVLDGRGELHSGTVYRAEGTRLEKLADYPVPKSLGGLYLNATYLLGYGFGDEYKVMGLAPWGNPETYRDTFAKLYTLQDNGEYELHGNIMVPNLVSPLFYAEGFRPRRKGEPFTQAHRDFAAALQETVEKIVLHILEYWAKTSGHSRLCFGGGVAHNSSLNGLILKSGLFDEVFVHPASHDAGAGEGAAYAAAASLGTLERPGKRLLSASLGPALGGREQIRARLADWAPLIDVEFPDDAVETAAGLLAEGQVLGWAYGRSEFGPRALGHRSIVADARPEENRTRINAMVKKREGFRPFAPVVTAEAARDYFDLSGADGNHEFMSFVVPVLPERRTELGAVTHVDGTARVQVVSAESGERFHRLVRRFGELTGTPVLLNTSFNNNAEPIVQSLDDVVTSFLTTDLDVLVVEDCLVRGKASPDLGVLVPRFRPVTRLVERRTAGPDASAGAKTHEIHLDYDGGPSAKVSPELYELLGAVDGTTTLGDLAKTVGGLSDALATEVFALWEQRFLTLAPAGDIGPLADDGTRGH; the protein is encoded by the coding sequence GTGATCACTGTGCTTGTGCTCGGGCTCAACGGCAACTTCTCCGCCGCGGACACCGATGTGGTGCCGCAGCTCGGAGAGGTGTTCTTTCATGACTCGGCGGCTTCCTTGATCCGCGACGGCGAACTCGTGGCCGCCGTGGAGGAGGAGCGGCTCAACCGGATCAAGAAGACAACCAAATTTCCCCTCAACGCGGTCCGTGAGTGCCTGGCCCTGGCCGGTGCGCGGCCCGAGGACGTCGACGCGGTGGGCTACTACTTTCCCGAGAACCACATCGACACCGTCCTCAACCACCTCTACACCGAATATCCGAGGGCGCCCCTGCGCTACTCCCGGGAGCTGATCCGGCAGCGGCTGAAGGAGGGCCTGGGCTGGGACCTGCCGGACGAGAAGCTGGTGTACGTGCCGCACCACGAGGCGCACGCGTACTCCTCGTATCTGCACTCCGGCATGGACTCCGCACTGGTCCTGGTGCTGGACGGCCGTGGCGAACTGCACTCCGGCACCGTCTACCGCGCCGAGGGCACGCGGCTGGAGAAGCTGGCCGACTACCCGGTGCCCAAGTCGCTCGGCGGGCTCTACCTGAACGCCACCTATCTGCTCGGCTACGGCTTCGGCGACGAGTACAAGGTGATGGGTCTGGCCCCCTGGGGCAACCCGGAGACCTACCGCGACACCTTCGCCAAGCTCTACACCCTCCAGGACAACGGCGAGTACGAGCTGCACGGCAACATCATGGTGCCGAACCTGGTCAGCCCGCTGTTCTACGCCGAGGGCTTCCGGCCGCGCCGCAAGGGCGAGCCGTTCACCCAAGCGCACCGCGACTTCGCCGCCGCGCTCCAGGAGACGGTCGAGAAGATCGTGCTGCACATCCTCGAATACTGGGCGAAGACCAGCGGCCACTCCCGCCTGTGCTTCGGCGGTGGCGTCGCCCACAACTCCAGCCTCAACGGGCTGATCCTCAAGTCCGGACTCTTCGACGAGGTGTTCGTGCACCCCGCCTCGCACGACGCGGGCGCGGGCGAGGGCGCCGCCTACGCCGCGGCGGCGAGCCTTGGCACGCTGGAGCGCCCGGGGAAGCGGCTGCTCAGCGCGAGCCTCGGCCCGGCACTGGGCGGCCGGGAGCAGATCAGGGCACGGTTGGCCGACTGGGCGCCGCTGATCGATGTGGAGTTCCCGGACGACGCCGTGGAGACCGCGGCCGGACTCCTCGCCGAGGGACAGGTGCTCGGCTGGGCGTACGGCCGCTCCGAGTTCGGCCCCCGCGCCCTGGGCCACCGCAGCATCGTCGCGGACGCACGCCCCGAGGAGAACCGGACCCGCATCAACGCGATGGTGAAGAAGCGCGAGGGCTTCCGGCCGTTCGCCCCGGTGGTCACCGCCGAAGCCGCCCGCGACTACTTCGACCTCTCCGGCGCGGATGGCAACCACGAGTTCATGTCCTTCGTGGTGCCGGTGCTGCCGGAGCGGCGTACGGAACTCGGCGCGGTCACCCACGTGGACGGCACCGCCCGGGTACAGGTCGTCTCCGCCGAGTCCGGCGAGCGGTTCCACCGCCTGGTGCGGCGATTCGGCGAACTGACCGGCACCCCCGTGCTCCTCAACACCTCCTTCAACAACAACGCCGAACCCATCGTGCAGAGCCTCGACGACGTGGTCACCAGCTTCCTGACCACCGACCTGGACGTTCTGGTGGTGGAGGACTGCCTGGTACGCGGCAAAGCCTCGCCCGACCTGGGCGTTCTGGTGCCGCGGTTCCGCCCGGTGACCCGGCTGGTCGAGCGCAGGACGGCCGGTCCGGACGCCTCGGCGGGAGCCAAGACCCACGAGATCCACCTCGACTACGACGGCGGCCCGTCCGCGAAGGTGTCGCCCGAGCTGTACGAACTGCTCGGCGCGGTCGACGGCACCACCACCCTCGGGGATCTGGCCAAGACCGTGGGCGGGCTGTCGGACGCACTGGCCACCGAGGTGTTCGCCCTGTGGGAGCAGCGGTTCCTCACCCTGGCCCCGGCCGGGGACATAGGGCCGTTGGCCGACGACGGTACGCGGGGGCACTGA
- a CDS encoding GdmM, whose amino-acid sequence MTGKEAAVDTARETDSLEAEVLIVGYGPVGQLLSVLLAQRGRRVTVVERWPEPYRHPRAVGFDSEAARLLASAGIGDSLDKFTEPARDHAWQNTKGETLIDHEVADRGHCTWPEALSAYQPALESALIEHGETLPPLRILRGYEAVGLADDGDHVTLTVVGPDGEKTDLTALWVVGCDGANSLVRTGVGTTMTDLDFSYDWLICDVRLHEHREFRPNNLEICDPARPRTAVSAGPGHRRYEFMRVPADDPEHFGTVESAWELLRLFDVTPENGVLDRHAVYTFQARWAERWRTGRMVLAGDSAHLMPPFAGQGMCSGFRDAANLAWKLDLVLGGHAAPTLLDTYTTERRAHVRHAVEMSVGLGRVVCMADPAAAADRDAAMLAARKRNIGPSAARRSVVRPLVDGLLRQDGQGRPAPYAGQAGPQWRVCRAGTTGLFDDVVGTGFVLLYAEDVFPALDARRLTFLDSIGTRLVRMVPADTPPAALGPRDALDVEDRYLSYLSEMDALAVLVRPDFYLFGIAEDEGELLSLVDDLATQLSPSPTPS is encoded by the coding sequence ATGACCGGGAAGGAGGCGGCAGTGGACACCGCGCGGGAAACGGACAGCCTCGAGGCCGAGGTGCTGATCGTCGGCTACGGACCGGTGGGCCAGCTACTGTCGGTGCTACTGGCCCAGCGCGGGCGGCGCGTGACGGTCGTGGAGCGCTGGCCGGAGCCGTACCGGCACCCCCGGGCGGTCGGGTTCGACAGTGAGGCCGCGCGCCTTCTGGCCTCGGCCGGGATCGGCGACTCGCTCGACAAGTTCACCGAACCCGCGCGGGACCACGCCTGGCAGAACACGAAGGGCGAGACGCTGATCGACCACGAGGTGGCCGACCGGGGGCACTGCACCTGGCCGGAGGCTTTGTCGGCGTATCAGCCCGCCCTGGAGTCCGCGCTGATCGAGCACGGGGAGACGCTGCCGCCGCTGCGGATCCTGCGCGGATACGAGGCGGTGGGACTCGCGGACGACGGCGACCATGTGACCTTGACCGTGGTCGGCCCGGACGGGGAGAAGACGGACCTCACCGCGCTGTGGGTGGTCGGCTGCGACGGCGCGAACAGCCTGGTAAGGACGGGCGTCGGCACCACCATGACGGACCTCGACTTCTCGTACGACTGGCTGATCTGCGATGTGCGGTTGCACGAGCACCGCGAGTTCCGGCCGAACAACCTGGAGATCTGCGATCCGGCGCGCCCCCGGACGGCGGTGTCCGCGGGTCCTGGCCACCGGCGGTACGAGTTCATGCGGGTGCCCGCGGACGACCCCGAACACTTCGGCACCGTGGAGAGCGCCTGGGAGCTGCTGCGGCTGTTCGATGTGACGCCCGAGAACGGCGTTCTGGACCGGCACGCGGTCTACACCTTCCAGGCCCGCTGGGCGGAGCGCTGGCGGACCGGACGGATGGTGCTGGCCGGGGACTCGGCACACCTCATGCCGCCGTTCGCGGGGCAGGGCATGTGCTCCGGATTCCGTGACGCGGCCAATCTGGCCTGGAAACTGGACCTGGTCCTGGGCGGACACGCGGCGCCGACGCTGCTGGACACCTACACCACCGAGCGGCGGGCACACGTGCGGCACGCGGTGGAGATGTCGGTGGGCCTGGGCCGGGTGGTGTGCATGGCGGACCCGGCCGCGGCGGCGGACCGTGACGCGGCGATGCTGGCCGCGCGCAAACGCAACATCGGCCCGAGTGCCGCCCGCCGTTCCGTGGTGAGGCCGCTCGTGGACGGGCTGCTACGGCAGGACGGTCAGGGCCGCCCGGCACCGTACGCCGGCCAGGCGGGCCCCCAGTGGCGAGTGTGCCGCGCGGGAACCACCGGCCTGTTCGACGACGTGGTGGGCACCGGTTTCGTCCTCCTCTACGCCGAGGACGTGTTCCCCGCGCTGGACGCGCGGCGGCTGACATTCCTCGACAGCATCGGCACCCGACTGGTGCGCATGGTCCCCGCGGACACGCCCCCGGCCGCCCTGGGGCCACGGGACGCGCTGGACGTGGAGGACCGGTACCTGTCCTATCTGTCGGAGATGGACGCGCTGGCGGTACTGGTACGCCCGGACTTCTACCTGTTCGGCATCGCGGAGGACGAGGGCGAACTCCTCTCTCTCGTAGACGACTTGGCCACCCAGCTGAGCCCGTCACCCACTCCTTCGTAA
- a CDS encoding GdmF yields MFDVAKYLRRIGVEGTPPPTLDTLRHLHKRHLMAVPYDNSTAPDRLPASRHLTNVPLDLVFGHVVTEGHGGVCYELNRLFHTLLAELGYDVRMVAAAVRQANGTFGPEREHTFDLVHLDGRTHLVDVGFPGPSYSEPLYLSEEEQHQYGCSYRVTEHDGYRVVERRPKGSDWQPVYRFRPELADPSGWDAVRLDSLDDYAQDSVLAGTTFRSRATDNGKIVLIGRRYFTVEDGVERTKVLVKADEFQDVVDLILAGA; encoded by the coding sequence ATGTTCGACGTGGCGAAGTATCTGCGGCGCATCGGGGTGGAGGGGACGCCCCCACCGACCCTCGACACCCTCCGTCATCTGCACAAACGGCATCTCATGGCGGTCCCGTACGACAACTCCACAGCCCCCGACCGGCTCCCGGCCTCGCGGCATCTGACGAACGTCCCGCTGGACCTGGTGTTCGGGCATGTGGTGACCGAGGGCCATGGCGGAGTGTGCTACGAGCTCAACCGGTTGTTCCACACGCTGCTGGCGGAGCTCGGCTACGACGTGCGCATGGTGGCGGCGGCGGTGCGGCAGGCGAACGGGACCTTCGGCCCGGAGCGGGAGCACACCTTCGACCTGGTCCACCTCGATGGCCGGACCCACCTCGTGGACGTGGGCTTCCCCGGGCCGTCCTATTCGGAGCCGTTGTACCTGTCCGAAGAAGAGCAGCACCAGTACGGCTGCTCGTACCGCGTGACCGAACACGACGGCTACCGGGTGGTGGAACGGCGGCCCAAGGGGAGCGACTGGCAGCCGGTGTACCGGTTCCGGCCGGAGCTGGCCGATCCGTCCGGCTGGGACGCGGTGCGGCTGGACAGCCTGGACGACTACGCACAGGACTCGGTGCTCGCCGGGACCACCTTCCGCAGCCGGGCCACGGACAACGGGAAGATCGTGCTGATCGGCAGGCGCTACTTCACCGTCGAGGACGGGGTGGAGCGCACCAAGGTGCTGGTGAAGGCGGACGAATTCCAAGACGTGGTCGACCTGATCCTGGCGGGCGCATGA